From Echinicola soli, a single genomic window includes:
- a CDS encoding ABC transporter ATP-binding protein yields MSLEKENVKSGDIIDTQVLRKLYQFVKPYRGRFFFLIFLTVALAALAPTKPLFIQKAIDEHIAIGDQEGLLRIIYLLVGLLILQAVVQFAHTYLSGWIGQVIIRDIRVKLYRHLLKMRLKFFDNTPIGRLVTRNISDIESLSNVFSEGLAAIIGDLLQLFTILGVMFWVDWKLTLVSLSTLPLLIISTYIFKEKVKVAFNEVRNAVSNLNSFLQEHITGMNIVQVFNREDREYKKFDAINTEHKKANVKSVLYYAIYYPVAEIIQAVGIGLVVWYGATGVFGLDLKVGVLISFIMYLQLFFRPIRMLADRFNTLQMGVVSSSRIFKLLESNEHIANEGNYTPEKIKGNIKLENVWFAYNDEEWVLRDINFKVKHGETVALVGATGAGKSSIINLISRFYEINKGTIKVDDKNIRDFELGILRRHIGVVLQDVFLFSDTIYFNITLGNPDITREQVMEAAELVGAKKFIERLPGGLDYNVMERGATLSVGQRQLISFVRAMVYNPEIIILDEATSSVDTETEELIQSAIEKMMKGRTSIVIAHRLSTIQKAHNIIVLHKGEIMEMGTHDALLEKEGYYAQLHQMQLKSMVSE; encoded by the coding sequence TTGAGTCTGGAAAAAGAAAATGTAAAAAGCGGAGACATCATCGACACCCAGGTGCTTCGTAAGCTTTATCAGTTTGTAAAACCCTACCGAGGTCGGTTCTTCTTTCTGATTTTCCTTACAGTGGCCTTGGCTGCTTTGGCCCCTACTAAGCCGTTATTCATCCAAAAAGCCATTGACGAACATATAGCCATTGGTGATCAGGAAGGCTTGCTTCGCATCATTTACCTGTTGGTCGGGCTACTGATCTTGCAGGCGGTGGTCCAGTTTGCGCACACATATCTTTCCGGCTGGATCGGCCAGGTCATCATTCGGGACATCAGGGTCAAGCTTTATCGGCATTTGCTCAAAATGCGCCTGAAGTTCTTTGACAACACCCCCATTGGTCGCTTGGTCACCCGAAATATCTCCGACATCGAATCCCTTTCAAATGTATTCAGCGAAGGTTTGGCCGCCATTATCGGGGACCTGCTTCAGCTTTTCACCATTTTGGGCGTGATGTTCTGGGTGGACTGGAAACTCACCCTGGTCAGCCTGAGCACCCTCCCGCTGCTGATCATTTCCACTTATATCTTTAAGGAAAAGGTAAAAGTGGCCTTTAATGAGGTCAGAAATGCTGTATCCAATCTCAACTCCTTTTTGCAAGAGCATATTACGGGCATGAACATCGTCCAGGTATTTAACCGCGAGGACAGGGAATACAAGAAATTTGACGCGATCAATACAGAACATAAAAAGGCCAATGTCAAATCGGTTCTCTATTACGCCATTTACTATCCAGTAGCTGAAATTATCCAAGCAGTGGGGATAGGTCTCGTGGTTTGGTATGGTGCCACGGGTGTATTTGGGCTCGATTTAAAAGTGGGCGTATTGATTTCTTTCATCATGTACCTACAGCTATTTTTCCGCCCAATCAGAATGCTGGCTGACCGGTTCAACACCTTGCAGATGGGTGTCGTAAGCTCCTCCAGGATATTCAAGTTATTGGAGAGCAATGAGCATATCGCCAATGAAGGCAATTATACCCCTGAAAAGATCAAAGGCAATATCAAGCTTGAAAATGTTTGGTTTGCCTATAATGATGAGGAATGGGTGCTGAGGGATATCAACTTCAAGGTCAAACACGGCGAAACGGTCGCGCTGGTCGGGGCCACTGGAGCAGGAAAATCCTCTATTATCAACCTGATCAGCCGTTTTTATGAAATCAACAAAGGAACCATAAAAGTAGATGATAAAAACATCAGGGATTTTGAACTGGGAATCCTGCGTCGACACATTGGGGTGGTTCTACAGGACGTTTTCTTATTTTCTGACACGATCTACTTTAACATTACCCTGGGAAATCCGGACATTACCCGAGAGCAAGTAATGGAAGCCGCAGAACTGGTCGGGGCCAAGAAGTTTATCGAGCGACTTCCCGGAGGACTGGATTACAATGTCATGGAACGTGGCGCTACACTATCAGTAGGACAGCGTCAGCTGATTTCCTTCGTCCGTGCCATGGTGTACAATCCTGAAATCATCATTCTTGACGAAGCCACCTCCTCGGTGGATACCGAAACTGAAGAGCTGATCCAGAGTGCCATCGAAAAAATGATGAAAGGCAGGACCTCTATCGTCATCGCCCACCGGCTCTCCACCATCCAGAAAGCTCACAATATCATCGTATTGCACAAAGGGGAAATCATGGAAATGGGCACGCACGATGCCTTGCTCGAAAAAGAGGGGTATTATGCCCAGCTCCACCAGATGCAGCTGAAGTCGATGGTGAGCGAGTAG
- the hemE gene encoding uroporphyrinogen decarboxylase — MQLKNDLLLRAARGEQVERTPVWLMRQAGRILPEYREVRSSVSGFIELAQTPALAAEVTLQPVDLLGVDAAIIFSDILVIPEAMGLPYEMIEKQGPKFPNTVSSAEDLNKLRIADGVDDLSYVIEAIKITKKALNGRVPLIGFAGAPWTIFAYMVEGSGSKTFSKSRAMLYQEPVLSERLLDMITKSTINYLKAQIAAGADIVQIFDSWAGILPPDHYQKYALKYISEICDAITEVPVTVFAKGAFFAREEMAKLNCETIGLDWNMGIAESRRLIGDQKTLQGNLDPAALYGSAAEVEAATKRMLDQFGTGRHIANLGHGVYPDIDPEKVKVFINTVKEYSSQLRMKA; from the coding sequence ATGCAATTGAAGAACGACTTGTTATTGAGAGCGGCCCGCGGCGAGCAGGTGGAACGCACCCCTGTTTGGCTGATGCGTCAGGCCGGAAGGATTTTGCCCGAATACCGGGAAGTACGAAGCAGCGTAAGTGGCTTTATCGAACTCGCCCAGACACCAGCGCTGGCAGCAGAAGTCACCCTGCAGCCGGTGGACTTGCTGGGAGTGGATGCAGCCATTATTTTTTCGGACATACTGGTCATTCCGGAAGCCATGGGGCTGCCCTATGAAATGATCGAAAAGCAGGGGCCAAAATTCCCCAACACCGTTTCTTCAGCAGAAGACCTCAACAAACTGAGAATTGCAGATGGAGTGGATGACCTTAGCTATGTCATCGAAGCCATCAAGATCACCAAAAAAGCCCTGAACGGACGTGTGCCTTTGATCGGATTTGCAGGCGCACCTTGGACGATCTTTGCCTATATGGTCGAGGGATCAGGAAGCAAGACCTTCTCCAAATCCAGGGCCATGCTGTATCAGGAACCGGTACTGTCAGAACGCCTGCTGGACATGATCACGAAATCCACCATTAACTACCTCAAGGCGCAAATAGCCGCTGGAGCGGACATTGTACAGATTTTTGACAGCTGGGCAGGTATCCTACCGCCGGACCATTATCAAAAATACGCACTAAAATATATCTCCGAAATCTGCGACGCCATTACGGAAGTACCTGTAACGGTATTTGCCAAAGGCGCTTTCTTCGCACGAGAGGAAATGGCAAAACTGAACTGTGAAACCATCGGCCTCGACTGGAACATGGGCATTGCCGAATCCAGAAGGCTCATTGGCGACCAGAAAACCCTCCAAGGCAACTTGGATCCAGCTGCCCTATATGGCTCAGCAGCAGAAGTGGAAGCCGCCACCAAAAGAATGCTGGACCAATTCGGTACCGGAAGGCATATCGCCAACCTTGGCCATGGCGTTTACCCTGATATCGATCCCGAAAAAGTGAAGGTGTTTATCAATACCGTAAAAGAATACAGTAGTCAATTAAGGATGAAAGCATAA
- the truA gene encoding tRNA pseudouridine(38-40) synthase TruA: METMRRYFMEVAYKGTRYHGWQVQPNALTVQEAINKALQTILRQEVATMGSGRTDTGVHGKQQFLHFDWNDKLEKNIFLKKINAVLPKDISAYDLREVLPEAHARFDAEWRSYEYHISLRKNPFEETLSWHCFYKLDVTDMNKSAALLLQHRDFECFSKVKTEVNHFECEIKSAFWEQKDHHLVFHITANRFLRGMVRAIVGTLVEIGKGQMDILGFQQILDSQDRRKAGIAAPPHGLFLSRVTYPEEIFI, from the coding sequence ATGGAGACAATGAGAAGGTATTTTATGGAGGTGGCCTACAAAGGCACCCGCTATCACGGCTGGCAGGTCCAGCCCAACGCCCTGACGGTACAAGAGGCAATCAATAAGGCATTGCAAACCATATTACGCCAAGAAGTCGCCACCATGGGCAGTGGAAGAACCGACACGGGGGTGCACGGCAAACAGCAATTCCTGCATTTTGACTGGAATGACAAACTGGAAAAAAATATTTTTCTCAAAAAAATCAACGCGGTCCTGCCAAAGGATATCAGTGCCTATGATCTCAGGGAAGTGCTTCCGGAGGCACATGCGCGTTTCGATGCGGAATGGAGAAGTTATGAATACCACATCTCTTTGCGTAAAAATCCGTTTGAAGAAACATTGTCCTGGCATTGTTTTTACAAGCTGGATGTCACCGATATGAACAAATCGGCCGCTTTGCTCCTGCAGCATCGGGATTTTGAGTGCTTCAGTAAAGTAAAAACGGAAGTCAATCATTTTGAATGTGAAATAAAATCAGCTTTTTGGGAACAAAAAGACCATCATTTGGTATTCCATATAACGGCCAATCGGTTTTTACGTGGCATGGTCAGGGCCATTGTCGGAACATTGGTGGAAATAGGCAAAGGTCAAATGGACATATTAGGTTTTCAACAGATTTTGGACAGCCAAGACAGGAGAAAGGCTGGTATAGCTGCTCCTCCTCATGGCCTGTTTCTCAGTAGGGTGACCTACCCGGAAGAAATATTCATCTAA
- a CDS encoding DUF4293 domain-containing protein — translation MIQRVQTIFLLLVAVAMLLETFFPIWTQVNPDQTEMLKLTAWNLTHTETASSNVLEQTGTFYLGILAFLAAIIAIYSLSQFKNRTKQMFLNMINSLVMVVNLGLIVYLTYVENMEFNATASGAFMIGFYCIVAAMIFNIVANRFIRKDEMLVKSVDRIR, via the coding sequence ATGATACAACGCGTACAAACGATCTTTCTCCTTTTGGTGGCTGTGGCCATGTTACTGGAAACCTTCTTTCCCATCTGGACTCAGGTAAACCCTGATCAGACAGAAATGCTGAAATTGACAGCCTGGAATTTGACCCATACGGAGACCGCTTCAAGCAACGTCCTCGAACAGACAGGAACTTTTTATTTGGGAATTTTGGCCTTTTTGGCGGCGATAATCGCGATCTATAGCCTCAGCCAATTTAAGAACCGGACTAAGCAGATGTTCCTGAATATGATCAATTCACTGGTGATGGTGGTGAACCTTGGGCTCATTGTTTACCTGACTTATGTGGAGAATATGGAATTCAATGCTACCGCCAGTGGTGCTTTTATGATCGGTTTTTACTGCATTGTGGCAGCCATGATCTTCAATATTGTGGCCAACCGCTTTATCCGGAAGGATGAAATGCT